A genomic stretch from Algoriphagus halophilus includes:
- a CDS encoding sugar phosphate isomerase/epimerase family protein yields MIKSCATIALVPEINYGPWIFWKDLEKGMEKAAELGFDAIELFTPTSTTVEFDFLHELLTKYQLELAAVGTGAGKVIHGLTLTDPDPEIRKKAISFISDMIAFGATFGAPAIIGSMQGNVLPGNDRNQTLSWLAEGLEILGEKAGEQHTFLIYEPLNRYETNLLNTMKAGVEFLGKLETKQVKLLADLFHMNIEEADIPKSILEANGHIGHIHFADSNRKPIGLGHTEMAPIAKAIKDIQYSGFISAEAFPEPSPDEAAIQTIQSFRKFFS; encoded by the coding sequence ATGATTAAATCTTGCGCAACAATCGCTCTTGTACCTGAAATCAATTATGGTCCCTGGATTTTTTGGAAGGATCTGGAAAAAGGGATGGAGAAAGCTGCTGAACTAGGCTTTGATGCCATTGAGTTATTTACTCCTACCTCTACTACTGTAGAATTTGATTTCTTACACGAGTTACTGACCAAGTATCAATTAGAGTTAGCAGCGGTAGGTACCGGAGCCGGAAAAGTCATCCATGGGCTAACACTTACCGACCCGGATCCGGAGATTCGAAAAAAAGCAATTTCCTTTATTTCTGATATGATTGCCTTTGGGGCAACATTTGGCGCTCCTGCGATCATAGGTTCCATGCAAGGAAATGTCCTTCCGGGCAATGACCGAAACCAGACTTTATCCTGGTTAGCGGAGGGATTGGAAATTCTGGGAGAAAAGGCAGGAGAGCAGCATACATTTTTGATTTACGAGCCGCTCAACCGCTACGAAACCAATTTATTGAATACGATGAAAGCAGGGGTGGAATTTCTGGGAAAATTGGAAACGAAACAGGTAAAGCTCCTTGCTGATCTATTCCATATGAATATCGAGGAAGCGGATATTCCTAAAAGCATACTCGAAGCAAATGGACACATTGGCCATATTCACTTTGCTGATAGCAACAGAAAACCAATTGGCTTGGGACATACGGAAATGGCCCCTATCGCAAAAGCAATCAAGGATATCCAATACTCAGGGTTTATTTCAGCAGAAGCATTCCCTGAACCAAGCCCTGATGAGGCTGCCATTCAAACTATTCAGTCATTTAGAAAATTTTTCAGTTAA